The segment GTCATGTGGTGGGGGCGAGTCGAGGGGAACGAATGGAGGGCGTCCTGTGGTACGTGTTGACCGGCACGCGAGGCGGTGAGAACCGCATTCGCCTGCTCGCGACCATCGACGACCGACCACGGAACGCCAACCAGCTCGCCGAGGCTCTCGACCTCGACTACAAGACCGTCCGGCATCACCTCGACGTGCTCGTGGACAACGACGTCGTGAAGAAGAGCGGCGACGACTACGGCGCCGTCTACCTCCCGACCCAGCAGTCCCGGGATCACTGGCACGTCGTCGAGGAGGTCGCGACGGAGGTCGACGTGGAGGTGGACGCATGAACGACTCGAGAACGCACCGCGAGGTCGTCCGTCGAGGCGCTCGCACAACGAAATCGACGAAGAGGGGAGAGACTGTGGCCGAAATTGGGAAAGAGTATATCCACGACAGTACGGTATGGTGGTGTAGATGAGTCTCTGGGTGCCCGTCGCGCAAGTCGCGGGTGAGATGCGGCTCCTGACGACTGTGGCGCAAGTCGCGGGTGAGATGCGGCTCTGGGTAACCGTGGCGCAAGTTGCAGCGGGCGTGAACGTCGTCCTGCTGCTGGCGCTGACGTACGTGTGGGGGCGGAACTACCTGAAGTTCCGTTCGAAGCATACGCTCGGGCTACTCGTCTTCGCGAGCCTCCTGCTCCTGGAGAACGTCGCCGTGGTGTACTACTACCTGCTCGATCCGATGCTCTCGGCGTGGTGGCACGACGACAGCCTCGTCCCCCAGGTCGTCTGGC is part of the Halorubellus sp. JP-L1 genome and harbors:
- a CDS encoding winged helix-turn-helix domain-containing protein gives rise to the protein MEGVLWYVLTGTRGGENRIRLLATIDDRPRNANQLAEALDLDYKTVRHHLDVLVDNDVVKKSGDDYGAVYLPTQQSRDHWHVVEEVATEVDVEVDA